Proteins encoded together in one Ipomoea triloba cultivar NCNSP0323 chromosome 4, ASM357664v1 window:
- the LOC116017856 gene encoding protein NPGR2-like isoform X1, giving the protein MCLGRKWLVEVLTFCGLSQCLLPFKRMSIKYWIYKWKVSSRLRLQKMMKCICSGEQFRLDEIIPSSESLATRDYSASASASGFSSRAAGEADTKADASNIEEAESSLRESGFLNYEEARALLGRLEYQKGNLEAALHVFEGIDIAAVIPKIKISLARRSDPPRRNSQSDATLPMSMHAVSLLFEAMLLKTKSLQALGRFTEAAQTCKIILDTVESTLPDSLPENVATDCKLLDTLNKAVELLPELWKHAFAPQEVILAYRRALLYNWNLDVEIRSKIEMEFAEFLLYSGTDAIAPNLRSQSEGSFIPMNNIEEAVLLLLVLLKRSILKPTGHEPSILDHLYFALSIAGELRELACHVEELPPGIVGGKQKFTTLSLCYYAEGDNAVSLNLLRNLLNNRENENCILELLFAAKICKEDTNCLAEGIQYARKALPKLEGKCDQMASVASCLLGLSLSAQSRIVASDSQRTSRQSEALEALETAQNLTRGRDPNVLFYLSLENAEQRKLDAALYYAKELLRLEAGSSIKGWILLARILSAQKSYVDAENIINAALDETGKWDQGKLLRTKAKLQIARGNLKGAIETYTHILAVLQVKRKSFRAQKKLTQKMSNTDRSLEVETWHDLANVYTNLSQWRDAELCLSKSEAIAPHSASRLHCTGLLYQSRGLNKEALRLFGNALDIEPDYVPSLVSTAIVLKQLGCQSMPVVKSFLTEALRLDRTNTSAWYNLGLFYKDENGASALEAAECFEAATLLQESAPVEPFR; this is encoded by the exons ATGTGTCTGGGAAGAAAATGGCTGGTGGAGGTTTTAACGTTCTGTGGGCTCAGTCAATGCCTTTTACCCTTCAAAAG GATGAGCATCAAATATTGGATTTACAAGTGGAAAGTTAGTTCTCGTCTGAGATTGCAGAAGATGATGAAGTGTATTTGTTCTGGGGAGCAATTCAGATTAGATGAAATAATTCCATCATCAGAGTCCCTAGCAACTCGGGACTATTCAGCTTCAGCTTCAGCTAGCGGATTTTCTTCACGAGCTGCTGGCGAGGCAGATACAAAGGCAGATGCCAGCAATATAGAAGAGGCTGAATCATCACTTCGTGAGAGTGGGTTTTTGAATTATGAG GAAGCCAGAGCCCTACTAGGACGGCTTGAGTATCAAAAGGGAAACTTAGAGGCTGCACTTCATGTCTTTGAGGGAATAGACATTGCTGCAGTTattccaaaaattaaaatttccctTGCAAGAAGATCTGACCCGCCCAGACGTAATTCACAAAGTGATGCCACCCTGCCAATGTCTATGCATGCTGTAAGCTTGCTCTTCGAGGCTATGTTACTCAAAACGAAGTCATTGCAAGCTCTTGGGCGATTCACAG AAGCTGCTCAGACGTGTAAAATAATATTGGATACTGTTGAATCTACATTACCTGATAGTCTGCCTGAAAACGTTGCTACCGATTGCAAATTGTTAGATACTTTAAACAAAGCTGTTGAGTTGCTTCCTGAGCTTTGGAAACACGCCTTTGCTCCCCAAGAAGTAATTTTGGCGTATAGAAGGGCACTACTTTATAATTGGAATCTCGATGTAGAAATCAGAAGTAAAATCGAAATGGAATTTGCCGAGTTTCTTCTCTACAGTGGTACAGATGCAATTGCTCCAAACCTCCGCTCACAGTCAGAGGGCTCCTTCATACCGATGAACAATATAGAAGAGGCCGTTCTGTTGCTTCTAGTTCTTCTCAAAAGATCTATCCTCAAACCCACGGGACATGAGCCATCTATCTTGGATCACTTATACTTTGCATTATCAATAGCGGGTGAACTTCGAGAACTTGCCTGTCATGTCGAAGAGTTGCCCCCGGGTATCGTTGGAGGAAAACAAAAATTCACTACTTTGTCTCTATGTTATTACGCGGAAGGGGACAATGCGGTCTCCTTGAATCTGTTGAGGAACTTGTTAAACAATAGGGAAAACGAGAACTGCATACTCGAGTTACTATTTGCTGCCAAGATTTGTAAAGAGGACACCAACTGCCTCGCTGAAGGGATACAATATGCTCGAAAAGCCCTTCCCAAACTCGAAGGGAAATGTGATCAAATGGCTAGTGTTGCTAGTTGCTTACTCGGTCTCTCGTTATCTGCTCAATCTCGCATCGTTGCATCGGATTCACAAAGGACCTCGAGACAGTCTGAAGCACTCGAGGCCCTCGAAACTGCCCAAAACTTGACGAGAGGACGGGATCCCAATGTGCTTTTTTATCTGAGTCTGGAGAACGCAGAGCAGAGAAAGTTGGATGCTGCGCTTTACTATGCAAAGGAACTGCTGCGGTTGGAGGCCGGATCGAGTATTAAAGGATGGATTCTTCTCGCTCGGATATTGTCTGCTCAAAAGAGTTACGTAGATGCTGAGAACATAATCAATGCTGCTCTAGACGAAACGGGGAAGTGGGATCAAGGAAAACTACTGCGAACCAAGGCTAAACTGCAAATTGCCCGGGGAAATTTGAAGGGGGCTATAGAAACATACACCCATATTCTTGCAGTTCTTCAAGTTAAAAGAAAAAGCTTTAGAGCTCAGAAAAAGCTAACCCAG AAAATGAGCAACACCGACAGAAGTTTAGAAGTGGAAACGTGGCACGACTTAGCTAATGTATATACAAACCTGTCACAGTGGCGGGATGCAGAGCTTTGTCTTTCGAAATCAGAGGCTATCGCTCCTCATTCTGCTTCGAGATTGCACTGCACAG GTTTACTCTACCAATCTCGGGGCCTAAACAAGGAAGCTCTGAGATTGTTTGGGAATGCTTTGGACATTGAACCCGACTATGTTCCAAGTCTAGTATCCACCGCCATTGTTCTCAAACAGCTCGGTTGCCAATCAATGCCTGTCGTGAAAAGCTTTTTAACTGAAGCATTACGCCTTGACCGAACAAACACTTCTGCATGGTACAATCTCGGGTTGTTTTACAAGGATGAAAATGGCGCGTCTGCACTGGAAGCTGCAGAGTGTTTCGAGGCTGCCACTCTTCTCCAAGAATCTGCTCCGGTTGAGCCCTTCAGATGA
- the LOC116016285 gene encoding uncharacterized protein LOC116016285, producing MGRSSLGKEMNASNNASSQSKSDEGTSARTRPFTCAEIMLRRKNKKDIEEIKDSSVGAAVVLDKENSVNRTFDSLGSDRYCDVSIPSSVRHNSKDSQLTSRREESDDKARKVARFKKKEIRETETKRGEAVSNDTSGKNISGYKIDRAPHGGRTKDDKSNDGSKNKHGNKHVNDLARKDILTDKGSKIYEKERKEKHHDKDSRQVYRKRTNDELPSNASEDESEKRHSRNYSSTNRYKGKNKEKSEKETKRKHQHEDEEKAKDRNADKKHDSSKLRVSEFPEKKDSKRSHHEDLRQKRRRSRSRERDKESHRKSRSPSPKAHKHSSHDVRDRTETYSHSSKDKSGRSNSDFDKKRISNNGETAHYKRHSGSASGLGGYSPRKRKSEAAAKTPSPTSRSPERRIAGWDLPPAATEKNIPAPVLSSLPSSSQSVSLSTLESFVVAPGSLFATKPAVFFPNSYPPLVHAVESIQLTQATRPMRTLYVENLPNSASDKDVMECFNKFLLSSGVNRIQGTQPCISCMIHKEKAQALLEFLTPEDASAALFFDGRSFCGSILKIRRPKDFVEVGTGVAENSVAAVDRISDAVMDSPHKIFIGGISEVISSEMLMEIAKAFGHLKAYRFVLNGDLNEPCAFLEYADHSVTAKACAGLNGMKLGGKVLTVVQAIPDASLVGNVENRPYYGIPEHAKPLLESPTEVLKLKNVFDPMGLSEQELEEMMEDIRLECARFGTVKSINVTKQSKCPPTLETVEAIGNGTLTKNDHKTDRVESLQESTHFELEEAGRLPPLKTNEEPMEAHSTDISKRSCDDKAGITEPSHGSEEDGNASKLGDNPIEDKPAECLNEVSSSELVADHSNDYVNPANDQVEIINRIDSPSSAKELQVDDELLTKDDLKSNEYDGKLEASSDELQSSLKKDSDASPADKEIKETDHNLEHIFEPGCVLIEYRRAEASSMAAHCLHGRVFDDRIVSVEYVAHDLYLKKFCR from the exons ATGGGCAGATCCAGTCTGGGAAAAGAGATGAATGCAAGCAATAATGCATCTTCTCAGAGCAAAAGCGACGAGGGAACTTCAGCTAGGACAAGACCTTTCACATGTGCTGAAATTATGCTTAGACGGAAAAACAAGAAAGATATTGAGGAAATCAAGGATAGTTCTGTAGGTGCTGCTGTTGTATTAGATAAAGAAAACTCTGTCAACAGGACTTTTGATAGTTTGGGATCTGACAGGTATTGTGATGTTTCCATACCAAGTAGTGTGAGGCATAATTCAAAGGATTCTCAGTTAACTTCAAGAAGGGAAGAAAGTGATGATAAGGCAAGGAAAGTTGCAAGgttcaagaaaaaagaaattagagaGACAGAAACCAAACGGGGGGAGGCAGTTAGCAATGATACAAGTGGCAAGAATATAAGTGGATACAAAATTGATAGAGCTCCTCATGGTGGGAGGACAAAGGATGATAAGTCTAATgatggttccaaaaataaacaTGGTAACAAACATGTAAATGATTTGGCCAGGAAGGACATATTGACTGACAAAGGTAGTAAAATATATGagaaggaaagaaaagaaaaacatcatGATAAGGACAGCAGACAGGTGTACAGGAAGAGAACAAATGATGAATTGCCAAGTAATGCTTCTGAGGATGAATCTGAGAAGAGACATTCAAGAAATTATTCAAGTACAAATAGGTATAAAggcaaaaacaaagaaaaatccgaaaaagaaaccaaaagaaaacaccaacatgaagatgaagagaaAGCTAAGGACAGGAATGCTGATAAAAAACATGATTCATCAAAACTAAGAGTTTCTGAGTTTCCAGAAAAGAAGGATTCAAAGCGATCTCATCATGAAGATTTAAGGCAAAAAAGAAGACGATCAAGGAGCAGAGAGCGTGATAAAGAAAGTCATAGAAAGTCCCGCTCACCTTCTCCAAAGGCACACAAGCATTCATCACATGATGTCAGAGATCGTACTGAAACCTACTCACATTCTTCAAAAGATAAATCTGGAAGATCAAATTCTGATTTTGATAAGAAGAGGATATCCAACAATGGTGAAACTGCTCATTATAAGCGGCATTCAGGGTCAGCAAGTGGGCTTGGTGGCTATTCACCAAGAAAGAGGAAATCAGAAGCTGCTGCTAAAACTCCATCTCCAACTAGCCGCTCTCCAGAGAGGAGAATTGCAGGTTGGGATCTCCCACCTGCAGCAACAGAGAAAAATATTCCTGCTCCTGTTCTTTCTAGTTTGCCATCTTCTTCACAGTCAGTATCATTGAGCACACTTGAGTCATTTGTAGTGGCTCCTGGCAGTCTGTTTGCAACAAAACCTGCTGTGTTTTTCCCAAATAGTTATCCTCCATTAGTGCATGCTGTTGAATCAATCCAGCTAACACAAGCAACGCGGCCTATGAGAACGCTTTATGTAGAAAACTTGCCAAATTCAGCATCTGATAAAGATGTTATGGAATGCTTCAATAAATTTCTGCTGTCCTCAGGTGTCAACCGTATTCAAGGAACACAGCCCTGTATTAGCTGTATG ATACACAAGGAGAAAGCCCAAGCTCTCCTAGAATTTTTGACACCTGAGGATGCTTCTGCTGCACTTTTCTTTGATGGGAGATCCTTCTGCGGCTCAATTCTTAAGATCAGGCGTCCTAAAGATTTTGTTGAAGTGGGA ACTGGTGTTGCAGAAAATTCAGTGGCTGCAGTTGATAGGATAAGTGATGCTGTAATGGATTCACCTCATAAG ATTTTTATAGGTGGAATCTCAGAAGTTATTTCATCTGAAATG CTTATGGAGATTGCTAAAGCCTTTGGACATCTGAAAGCATACCGCTTTGTGTTGAATGGAGATCTTAATGAACCATGTGCTTTTCTTGAG TATGCTGACCATTCAGTTACTGCTAAAGCTTGTGCTGGTCTTAATGGAATGAAATTGGGTGGAAAAGTACTAACAGTTGTTCAAGCTATTCCAGATGCTTCACTTGTG GGAAATGTTGAGAATCGTCCTTACTATGGGATTCCAGAGCATGCAAAGCCACTTTTGGAAAGTCCCACAGAAGTACTGAAGCTGAAAAATGTG TTTGATCCTATGGGATTGTCAGAACAAGAACTTGAAGAAATGATGGAAGATATTAGGCTAGAATGTGCCAG GTTTGGTACTGTGAAATCTATTAATGTCACAAAGCAGAGCAAATGCCCCCCCACATTGGAAACTGTTGAAGCAATAGGCAATGGAACTCTTACCAAGAATGATCACAAGACTGATAGAGTAGAATCATTACAAGAAAGTACTCATTTTGAGTTGGAAGAAGCTGGCAGGTTGCCACCTCTCAAGACTAATGAAGAGCCCATGGAAGCACATTCGACTGACATTAGCAAGAGGTCATGCGATGATAAAGCAGGCATAACCGAACCTTCACATGGCTCTGAGGAAGATGGAAATGCCAGTAAGCTTGGTGACAATCCTATTGAGGATAAACCTGCAGAATGCCTTAATGAAGTTAGTAGCTCTGAACTAGTGGCTGATCATAGTAATGACTATGTCAATCCCGCTAACGATCAAGTGGAAATCATTAATAGAATTGATAGTCCGAGTTCAGCAAAGGAGCTTCAGGTGGATGATGAGTTACTTACAAAGGATGATTTAAAATCAAATGAATATGACGGGAAGTTAGAGGCTTCTTCTGATGAATTACAATCATCCTTGAAAAAGGATTCGGATGCTTCTCCTGCAGacaaagaaataaaggaaacaGATCATAATCTCGAGCATATCTTTGAGCCCGGCTGTGTTCTAATAGAGTATAGAAGAGCAGAAGCTTCAAGCATGGCTGCACATTGTTTACATGGTCGAGTCTTTGATGATCGGATTGTGAGCGTGGAATATGTCGCGCATGATCTGTACCTGAAGAAGTTTTGCAGGTAG
- the LOC116014687 gene encoding glycine-rich cell wall structural protein-like, which produces SDHSVKMMMRVGVLAAALLCFNAIVGRVVVARNLGVEDSKFFWSGNNGGGIGGGFGGGVSGGGGGGFGVGGGVSGGVGGKGGGIGGGIGGGFGKGGGGGEGGGGIGSGENGGGDIGGGAGGGLGKGGGIGGEIGKGGGIGGGFGGGFGKGGMLSGGVGGSVGWGIHKGGGGIGGGFGGGIGGSISKGGGGEFGGGASGGIGGGVGGGFGGGMGGGGGGGWLGAEDSNTFGHH; this is translated from the coding sequence tctgatcatTCCGTCAAgatgatgatgagagtgggaGTGTTAGCGGCGGCATTGCTTTGCTTTAATGCCATTGTGGGGAGAGTGGTTGTTGCTAGAAATTTGGGAGTTGAGGATTCCAAGTTCTTTTGGAGTGGTAATAATGGCGGCGGAATAGGCGGTGGGTTTGGGGGAGGAgtcagcggcggcggcggcggggggTTTGGTGTTGGCGGAGGAGTAAGCGGCGGAGTAGGCGGCAAGGGTGGGGGGATTGGAGGCGGAATAGGCGGTGGGTTTGGGAAAGGCGGTGGCGGAGGAGAAGGAGGCGGTGGCATTGGAAGCGGAGAAAATGGCGGTGGAGATATAGGAGGCGGCGCCGGGGGAGGGTTAGGAAAGGGCGGCGGCATTGGTGGGGAAATAGGTAAAGGCGGCGGGATAGGCGGTGGATTTGGAGGAGGATTTGGTAAAGGCGGCATGTTGAGTGGCGGTGTAGGGGGGAGTGTAGGGTGGGGTATACATAAAGGCGGCGGCGGAATTGGTGGTGGATTTGGCGGAGGAATCGGAGGGAGTATTAGCAAAGGCGGCGGCGGAGAATTTGGAGGAGGAGCTAGCGGCGGCATTGGCGGCGGAGTCGGTGGAGGTTTTGGCGGTGGAAtgggaggcggcggcggcggcggttggCTCGGAGCTGAAGATAGTAATACGTTTGGGCATCACTAA
- the LOC116017856 gene encoding protein NPGR2-like isoform X2 — MSIKYWIYKWKVSSRLRLQKMMKCICSGEQFRLDEIIPSSESLATRDYSASASASGFSSRAAGEADTKADASNIEEAESSLRESGFLNYEEARALLGRLEYQKGNLEAALHVFEGIDIAAVIPKIKISLARRSDPPRRNSQSDATLPMSMHAVSLLFEAMLLKTKSLQALGRFTEAAQTCKIILDTVESTLPDSLPENVATDCKLLDTLNKAVELLPELWKHAFAPQEVILAYRRALLYNWNLDVEIRSKIEMEFAEFLLYSGTDAIAPNLRSQSEGSFIPMNNIEEAVLLLLVLLKRSILKPTGHEPSILDHLYFALSIAGELRELACHVEELPPGIVGGKQKFTTLSLCYYAEGDNAVSLNLLRNLLNNRENENCILELLFAAKICKEDTNCLAEGIQYARKALPKLEGKCDQMASVASCLLGLSLSAQSRIVASDSQRTSRQSEALEALETAQNLTRGRDPNVLFYLSLENAEQRKLDAALYYAKELLRLEAGSSIKGWILLARILSAQKSYVDAENIINAALDETGKWDQGKLLRTKAKLQIARGNLKGAIETYTHILAVLQVKRKSFRAQKKLTQKMSNTDRSLEVETWHDLANVYTNLSQWRDAELCLSKSEAIAPHSASRLHCTGLLYQSRGLNKEALRLFGNALDIEPDYVPSLVSTAIVLKQLGCQSMPVVKSFLTEALRLDRTNTSAWYNLGLFYKDENGASALEAAECFEAATLLQESAPVEPFR, encoded by the exons ATGAGCATCAAATATTGGATTTACAAGTGGAAAGTTAGTTCTCGTCTGAGATTGCAGAAGATGATGAAGTGTATTTGTTCTGGGGAGCAATTCAGATTAGATGAAATAATTCCATCATCAGAGTCCCTAGCAACTCGGGACTATTCAGCTTCAGCTTCAGCTAGCGGATTTTCTTCACGAGCTGCTGGCGAGGCAGATACAAAGGCAGATGCCAGCAATATAGAAGAGGCTGAATCATCACTTCGTGAGAGTGGGTTTTTGAATTATGAG GAAGCCAGAGCCCTACTAGGACGGCTTGAGTATCAAAAGGGAAACTTAGAGGCTGCACTTCATGTCTTTGAGGGAATAGACATTGCTGCAGTTattccaaaaattaaaatttccctTGCAAGAAGATCTGACCCGCCCAGACGTAATTCACAAAGTGATGCCACCCTGCCAATGTCTATGCATGCTGTAAGCTTGCTCTTCGAGGCTATGTTACTCAAAACGAAGTCATTGCAAGCTCTTGGGCGATTCACAG AAGCTGCTCAGACGTGTAAAATAATATTGGATACTGTTGAATCTACATTACCTGATAGTCTGCCTGAAAACGTTGCTACCGATTGCAAATTGTTAGATACTTTAAACAAAGCTGTTGAGTTGCTTCCTGAGCTTTGGAAACACGCCTTTGCTCCCCAAGAAGTAATTTTGGCGTATAGAAGGGCACTACTTTATAATTGGAATCTCGATGTAGAAATCAGAAGTAAAATCGAAATGGAATTTGCCGAGTTTCTTCTCTACAGTGGTACAGATGCAATTGCTCCAAACCTCCGCTCACAGTCAGAGGGCTCCTTCATACCGATGAACAATATAGAAGAGGCCGTTCTGTTGCTTCTAGTTCTTCTCAAAAGATCTATCCTCAAACCCACGGGACATGAGCCATCTATCTTGGATCACTTATACTTTGCATTATCAATAGCGGGTGAACTTCGAGAACTTGCCTGTCATGTCGAAGAGTTGCCCCCGGGTATCGTTGGAGGAAAACAAAAATTCACTACTTTGTCTCTATGTTATTACGCGGAAGGGGACAATGCGGTCTCCTTGAATCTGTTGAGGAACTTGTTAAACAATAGGGAAAACGAGAACTGCATACTCGAGTTACTATTTGCTGCCAAGATTTGTAAAGAGGACACCAACTGCCTCGCTGAAGGGATACAATATGCTCGAAAAGCCCTTCCCAAACTCGAAGGGAAATGTGATCAAATGGCTAGTGTTGCTAGTTGCTTACTCGGTCTCTCGTTATCTGCTCAATCTCGCATCGTTGCATCGGATTCACAAAGGACCTCGAGACAGTCTGAAGCACTCGAGGCCCTCGAAACTGCCCAAAACTTGACGAGAGGACGGGATCCCAATGTGCTTTTTTATCTGAGTCTGGAGAACGCAGAGCAGAGAAAGTTGGATGCTGCGCTTTACTATGCAAAGGAACTGCTGCGGTTGGAGGCCGGATCGAGTATTAAAGGATGGATTCTTCTCGCTCGGATATTGTCTGCTCAAAAGAGTTACGTAGATGCTGAGAACATAATCAATGCTGCTCTAGACGAAACGGGGAAGTGGGATCAAGGAAAACTACTGCGAACCAAGGCTAAACTGCAAATTGCCCGGGGAAATTTGAAGGGGGCTATAGAAACATACACCCATATTCTTGCAGTTCTTCAAGTTAAAAGAAAAAGCTTTAGAGCTCAGAAAAAGCTAACCCAG AAAATGAGCAACACCGACAGAAGTTTAGAAGTGGAAACGTGGCACGACTTAGCTAATGTATATACAAACCTGTCACAGTGGCGGGATGCAGAGCTTTGTCTTTCGAAATCAGAGGCTATCGCTCCTCATTCTGCTTCGAGATTGCACTGCACAG GTTTACTCTACCAATCTCGGGGCCTAAACAAGGAAGCTCTGAGATTGTTTGGGAATGCTTTGGACATTGAACCCGACTATGTTCCAAGTCTAGTATCCACCGCCATTGTTCTCAAACAGCTCGGTTGCCAATCAATGCCTGTCGTGAAAAGCTTTTTAACTGAAGCATTACGCCTTGACCGAACAAACACTTCTGCATGGTACAATCTCGGGTTGTTTTACAAGGATGAAAATGGCGCGTCTGCACTGGAAGCTGCAGAGTGTTTCGAGGCTGCCACTCTTCTCCAAGAATCTGCTCCGGTTGAGCCCTTCAGATGA